In Nocardioides sp. JQ2195, a genomic segment contains:
- the argJ gene encoding bifunctional glutamate N-acetyltransferase/amino-acid acetyltransferase ArgJ: protein MTVTSPAGFLAAGVPAGLKSAKEAKAPLDLALVVNQGPSFDSASVFTANRCKANPILWSQEVVKDGVVRAVVLNSGGANCYTGSEGFQTTHAVAEQVAGKLGIGAGDVVVCSTGLIGLANPRQNLLDGVDAAHAALSDDGGADAAEAIMTTDSVSKKVVIEGAGWTIGGMAKGAGMLAPQLATMLVVITTDAVVPAADLDKALRAATRVSFDRLDSDGCMSTNDTVTVMASGASGITPPLDDFTDALTQACTDLAMQLLKDAEGADHEIAITTLNAASEDDAVKVGRSVARSNLFKAAVFGKDPNWGRVLASMGTTDAVFDPADLDVAMNGVWVCRSSTPAEDPAGVDLSAREVTVTIDLKSGDERATVWTNDLTHAYVHENSAYSS, encoded by the coding sequence ATGACCGTCACCTCTCCCGCTGGCTTCCTCGCCGCCGGCGTGCCCGCTGGCCTGAAGAGCGCCAAGGAAGCCAAGGCCCCCCTCGACCTGGCCCTGGTCGTCAACCAGGGGCCGTCGTTCGACTCGGCCTCCGTCTTCACCGCCAACCGCTGCAAGGCGAACCCGATCCTGTGGAGCCAGGAGGTCGTCAAGGACGGCGTCGTGCGCGCGGTCGTCCTCAACTCCGGTGGGGCGAACTGCTACACCGGCTCGGAGGGCTTCCAGACCACCCACGCGGTCGCCGAGCAGGTGGCCGGCAAGCTCGGCATCGGGGCCGGCGACGTGGTGGTCTGCTCCACCGGACTGATCGGCCTGGCCAACCCGCGGCAGAACCTGCTCGACGGTGTCGACGCGGCCCACGCCGCGCTCAGCGACGACGGCGGTGCCGACGCGGCCGAGGCGATCATGACCACGGACAGCGTCAGCAAGAAGGTCGTCATCGAGGGCGCCGGCTGGACGATCGGCGGGATGGCCAAGGGGGCCGGCATGCTCGCCCCCCAGCTGGCCACGATGCTCGTGGTGATCACCACCGATGCCGTGGTCCCCGCAGCTGACCTCGACAAGGCGCTGCGCGCGGCGACCCGGGTCAGCTTCGACCGGCTCGACTCCGACGGCTGCATGAGCACCAACGACACGGTGACCGTGATGGCCAGCGGCGCCTCGGGCATCACCCCGCCGCTCGACGACTTCACCGATGCGTTGACCCAGGCCTGCACCGACCTGGCCATGCAGCTGCTCAAGGACGCCGAGGGCGCCGACCACGAGATCGCCATCACCACGCTCAACGCGGCGTCCGAGGACGACGCGGTCAAGGTCGGTCGCTCGGTGGCCCGCTCCAACCTGTTCAAGGCCGCCGTCTTCGGCAAGGACCCGAACTGGGGCCGGGTGCTGGCCAGCATGGGCACCACCGACGCGGTCTTCGACCCGGCCGACCTCGACGTGGCGATGAACGGCGTCTGGGTGTGCCGCAGCTCCACCCCCGCGGAGGACCCGGCCGGTGTTGACCTGAGCGCCCGCGAGGTCACCGTCACCATCGACCTCAAGTCCGGCGACGAGCGAGCCACGGTGTGGACCAACGACCTGACCCACGCCTACGTCCACGAGAACAGCGCCTACTCCTCATGA
- a CDS encoding ACT domain-containing protein, translating to MNEIPEATNQPQTFTLQQFPEKLAVVRLAPGAEVPQWAEASSLFSITATATETSLVCATRTVPTKVPSQKPFTAFAVKGPLDFELYGVLVTLLQPLAEAKISVFTISTFDTDWILVPQAKADEATEAWRRQGHTVAAAVPVSPSGKSKKK from the coding sequence ATGAACGAGATCCCCGAGGCAACCAACCAGCCCCAGACGTTCACCCTCCAGCAGTTCCCCGAGAAGCTGGCCGTCGTTCGACTGGCCCCGGGCGCCGAGGTGCCGCAGTGGGCCGAGGCGTCGTCGCTGTTCTCGATCACCGCCACCGCCACCGAGACGTCATTGGTGTGTGCCACCCGCACCGTCCCGACGAAGGTGCCCAGCCAGAAGCCGTTCACCGCGTTCGCGGTGAAGGGCCCGCTCGACTTCGAGCTGTACGGCGTGCTGGTCACGCTGCTGCAACCGTTGGCGGAGGCGAAGATCAGCGTCTTCACGATCTCGACCTTCGACACCGACTGGATCCTCGTCCCCCAGGCCAAGGCCGACGAGGCGACCGAGGCATGGCGACGACAGGGGCACACCGTTGCCGCAGCCGTCCCCGTCTCCCCGTCAGGAAAGAGCAAGAAGAAATGA
- the argC gene encoding N-acetyl-gamma-glutamyl-phosphate reductase, translated as MHMSDKISVAVAGASGYAGGEVLRLLLAHPNIEIGALTGGSNAGENFGRLQPHLGPLADRTLEATTPEVLAGHDVVFLGLPHGASAEVANALGDDVVVIDCGADFRLNDPALWEKFYGSPHAGSWPYGMPELAGQRDQLRGAKRIAVPGCYPTVSTLTAAPAIAKGLVEPSIVVVAASGTSGAGKAAKTNLLGSEVMGNASAYGVGGVHRHTPEIIQNLNLLTDAKVKVSFTPLLVAMPRGILATVTAPLAAPLTADEAYAAYVEAYADEPFVTVLPQGMWPQTKSVIGSNAVHVQVTVDEEAGQLIAVGAVDNLAKGTGGAAVQCMNLALGLDESAGLTTIGLAP; from the coding sequence ATGCACATGTCCGACAAGATCTCAGTCGCAGTCGCCGGTGCCAGTGGATACGCAGGTGGCGAAGTCCTCCGCCTGCTCCTGGCCCACCCCAACATCGAGATCGGCGCGCTCACCGGTGGGTCCAACGCCGGTGAGAACTTCGGACGACTGCAACCCCACCTGGGCCCACTCGCCGACCGTACCCTCGAAGCGACCACACCCGAAGTCCTCGCCGGTCACGACGTGGTCTTCCTGGGCCTGCCACACGGTGCCTCCGCCGAGGTGGCCAACGCGCTCGGCGACGACGTCGTGGTCATCGACTGCGGTGCCGACTTCCGGCTCAACGACCCCGCGCTGTGGGAGAAGTTCTACGGCTCGCCGCACGCCGGGTCCTGGCCCTACGGCATGCCCGAGCTGGCCGGCCAGCGGGACCAGCTCCGCGGTGCGAAGCGGATCGCCGTCCCGGGTTGCTACCCGACCGTCTCCACGCTCACCGCGGCCCCCGCCATTGCCAAGGGCCTGGTCGAGCCGAGCATCGTCGTGGTCGCGGCCAGCGGCACCAGCGGAGCCGGCAAGGCAGCCAAGACCAACCTGCTCGGCAGCGAGGTGATGGGCAACGCCAGTGCCTACGGCGTGGGTGGCGTCCACCGGCACACCCCCGAGATCATCCAGAACCTGAACCTGCTCACCGACGCCAAGGTGAAGGTGAGCTTCACCCCGCTGCTGGTGGCCATGCCCCGCGGCATCCTCGCCACCGTCACCGCACCGCTGGCCGCGCCGCTCACGGCCGACGAGGCCTACGCCGCCTATGTCGAGGCGTACGCCGACGAGCCGTTCGTCACCGTTCTGCCCCAGGGCATGTGGCCGCAGACCAAGTCGGTGATCGGTTCCAACGCGGTGCACGTGCAGGTCACCGTCGACGAGGAGGCCGGGCAGCTGATCGCCGTCGGAGCGGTCGACAACCTGGCCAAGGGCACCGGCGGCGCCGCCGTCCAGTGCATGAACCTCGCTCTAGGGCTCGATGAGTCCGCGGGCCTGACCACGATCGGACTGGCACCGTGA
- a CDS encoding maleylpyruvate isomerase family mycothiol-dependent enzyme, with protein MTRLPDDAYLDHLRSESARFRDVLAATDPTDRVPSCPDWDAADLLWHLTEVQHFWSRIVADRPTGPDAFEEPPRPTTYADLLTAFDDASAGLVEALRVADPKEQAWTWAPEQTVGFILRRQAHEALIHRLDAEQAAGTVTDLDARLAADGVEEVLAVMFGGTPGWGSFTGSETFVRVDCIDTDHHVWVELGRFTGTDPEDGVAHDEDDISVVTDPGREPDVVVSGTAADLDAWLWRRGDDGDLTVAGDRTAHDLFLTCVNHPID; from the coding sequence ATGACCCGACTGCCGGACGATGCCTACCTCGACCACCTTCGCAGCGAGTCAGCGCGCTTCCGCGACGTGCTGGCCGCCACCGACCCGACCGACCGGGTGCCGAGCTGCCCCGACTGGGATGCTGCCGACCTCCTCTGGCACCTCACCGAGGTGCAGCACTTCTGGTCCCGCATCGTCGCCGACCGGCCCACCGGCCCCGACGCCTTCGAGGAGCCCCCGCGCCCGACGACGTACGCCGACCTGCTGACCGCCTTCGACGACGCCTCCGCCGGACTGGTCGAGGCCCTGAGGGTCGCAGACCCGAAGGAGCAGGCCTGGACCTGGGCACCGGAGCAGACGGTCGGGTTCATCCTCCGCCGCCAGGCCCACGAGGCACTGATCCACCGCCTCGATGCCGAGCAGGCCGCCGGAACGGTCACCGACCTCGATGCCCGGCTGGCCGCCGACGGGGTGGAGGAGGTCCTCGCCGTGATGTTCGGGGGCACGCCCGGGTGGGGTTCGTTCACCGGCAGCGAGACCTTCGTCCGCGTCGACTGCATCGACACCGACCACCACGTCTGGGTGGAGCTCGGTCGTTTCACGGGCACCGATCCGGAGGACGGGGTCGCCCACGACGAGGACGACATCAGCGTGGTCACCGACCCGGGCCGCGAGCCCGATGTCGTCGTCTCCGGCACTGCCGCCGACCTCGACGCCTGGCTGTGGCGCCGAGGCGACGACGGTGACCTCACCGTGGCCGGCGACCGCACGGCCCACGACCTGTTCCTGACCTGCGTCAACCACCCCATCGACTGA
- a CDS encoding DinB family protein yields the protein MSTGPERAMLVNMLDLNRESLIECVEGLSESEARQRLVPSLTTPLALLKHVAAAERSWFQRRVAALPEDQWDGYAFGDDASFTVSDDDTVASAVAALRRAAVRGREIADPLDLDFTIDHDHHGVLSLRWIYLHLIREVARHAGHADILREQIEASR from the coding sequence GTGAGCACGGGCCCGGAGCGGGCGATGCTGGTCAACATGCTCGACCTCAACCGTGAGTCGTTGATCGAGTGCGTTGAGGGGCTCAGCGAGAGCGAGGCCCGTCAACGACTGGTGCCCTCGCTCACCACTCCCCTCGCCCTCCTCAAGCACGTCGCGGCGGCGGAGCGCAGCTGGTTCCAACGTCGGGTGGCGGCTCTGCCCGAGGACCAGTGGGACGGCTACGCCTTCGGTGACGACGCGAGCTTTACGGTCTCCGACGACGACACCGTGGCCTCCGCCGTCGCCGCGCTGCGACGCGCGGCGGTGCGCGGCCGCGAGATCGCCGACCCGCTCGACCTCGACTTCACGATCGACCACGACCACCACGGCGTGCTGTCGCTCCGGTGGATCTACCTCCACCTGATCCGGGAGGTGGCCCGCCATGCCGGGCACGCCGACATCCTGCGCGAGCAGATCGAGGCCAGCCGTTGA
- the pheT gene encoding phenylalanine--tRNA ligase subunit beta encodes MKAPVSWIRDYVDLPEAVSTDELAARLTMLGLKLEALETPADAITGPLVVGRVLTIEKEPQKNGKIINWCTVDVADANGTGEPQGIICGAHNFVEGDLVVVCLPGAVLPGNFEISARKTYGHVSAGMICSSRELGLGEDHGGIIVLPADAGQPGDDAFDVLDMNDSVIEFEINPDRAYALSLRGIAREAATGFDAPFRDPGLRDVPAANDEGQPVVVDDADGCPVFVARSVTGFDPSAPTPDWMVKRLGACGMRPISLGVDITNYVMFELGQPIHGYDRAKLSGAIRVRRAHEGERLTTLDGQERKLSTEDLLITDDSGPIGIAGTMGGQTTELSETTTDVVIEAAHFDAVSIFRTERRHKLPSEASKRFERGVDPELPAAAADRVVELMVELGGATADAGVTVVGRAPARRTVTAATDLPARVTGMEIDAATTVANLELVGCEVVVDGDQLTATVPSWRPDMSDPFDLVEEVARIVGYDKVPSVLPPAPSGGGLPLAQKLRRRVGLVLAGSGWTETISYPFVGDSDWSDLGLADDDERRRTIRMANPLNAEEPQLATTLLPGLLRSLGLNVGRGNADASLFETGLVFLPTGNELAPILGVDRRPSDEEWAAIEKAVPRQPQHLALALSGHREREGWWGPGRQGSWADAIGAVREVAAALGVEVEMAAAAVAPWHPGRCAEIRVGETVLGHAGELHPKVCKAYGVPSRSAAAEVDLDALLGLARVTTPAPTFGSYPVAKEDVALVVDASVPSADVAATLREGAGELLESVRLFDVFTGDQVGEGKKSLAFALRFRAPDRTLKEGEAGAARDAAVALAVERNGAVQR; translated from the coding sequence ATGAAAGCCCCTGTTTCCTGGATCCGCGACTACGTCGACCTGCCGGAGGCGGTCTCGACGGACGAGCTCGCCGCCAGGCTGACCATGCTCGGCCTCAAGCTCGAGGCGCTCGAGACGCCGGCCGATGCCATCACCGGCCCCCTCGTGGTCGGTCGTGTGCTGACCATCGAGAAGGAGCCGCAGAAGAACGGCAAGATCATCAACTGGTGCACCGTCGACGTCGCAGACGCCAACGGCACCGGTGAACCTCAGGGCATCATCTGCGGTGCCCACAACTTCGTCGAGGGCGACCTGGTCGTGGTCTGCCTGCCCGGCGCCGTGCTGCCCGGCAACTTCGAGATCTCCGCGCGCAAGACCTACGGGCACGTCTCCGCCGGCATGATCTGCTCCTCGCGCGAGCTGGGACTGGGTGAGGACCACGGCGGCATCATCGTGCTGCCCGCCGATGCCGGCCAGCCCGGCGACGACGCCTTCGACGTGCTCGACATGAACGACTCCGTGATCGAGTTCGAGATCAACCCCGACCGCGCCTATGCACTGTCCCTGCGCGGCATCGCCCGCGAGGCCGCCACCGGCTTCGACGCGCCCTTCCGTGACCCCGGGTTGCGCGACGTGCCCGCTGCCAACGACGAAGGTCAGCCTGTCGTGGTCGACGACGCCGACGGCTGCCCGGTGTTCGTGGCCCGCTCGGTGACGGGCTTCGACCCCTCGGCACCGACCCCCGACTGGATGGTCAAGCGGCTGGGCGCCTGCGGGATGCGCCCGATCTCGCTCGGCGTCGACATCACCAACTACGTCATGTTCGAGCTCGGCCAGCCGATCCACGGCTACGACCGCGCCAAGCTCTCCGGTGCGATCCGGGTGCGGCGTGCCCATGAGGGTGAGCGGTTGACGACCCTCGACGGGCAGGAGCGCAAGCTCTCGACCGAGGACCTGCTGATCACCGACGACTCCGGTCCCATCGGCATCGCCGGCACGATGGGTGGGCAGACCACCGAGCTCTCCGAGACCACCACCGACGTGGTCATCGAGGCGGCCCACTTCGACGCGGTCTCGATCTTCCGCACCGAGCGCCGGCACAAGCTGCCGTCCGAGGCCTCCAAGCGCTTCGAGCGCGGCGTCGACCCCGAGCTACCGGCTGCTGCCGCGGACCGAGTCGTCGAGCTGATGGTCGAGCTCGGCGGCGCCACCGCGGATGCGGGGGTGACCGTGGTGGGCCGGGCCCCGGCACGTCGCACCGTCACCGCTGCCACCGACCTGCCCGCCCGGGTCACCGGCATGGAGATCGATGCAGCGACCACGGTCGCGAACCTCGAGCTGGTCGGCTGCGAGGTCGTCGTCGACGGTGACCAGCTCACGGCCACGGTGCCGTCGTGGCGCCCGGACATGAGCGACCCCTTCGACCTGGTCGAGGAGGTGGCCCGCATCGTCGGTTACGACAAGGTGCCCTCGGTGCTGCCCCCGGCCCCGTCCGGCGGTGGCCTTCCCCTCGCGCAGAAGCTGCGCCGCCGGGTGGGCCTGGTGCTGGCCGGTTCCGGTTGGACCGAGACGATCAGCTACCCGTTCGTGGGCGACTCCGACTGGTCCGACCTCGGCCTTGCCGACGACGACGAGCGCCGTCGTACGATCCGGATGGCGAACCCGCTCAATGCGGAGGAGCCCCAGCTCGCCACCACGCTGCTCCCCGGTCTGCTCCGTTCCTTGGGTCTCAACGTCGGCCGCGGCAACGCCGACGCCTCCCTGTTCGAGACGGGCCTGGTGTTCCTGCCGACCGGCAACGAGCTGGCCCCGATCCTCGGGGTCGACCGTCGTCCGAGCGACGAGGAGTGGGCCGCGATCGAGAAGGCGGTCCCGCGCCAGCCGCAGCACCTCGCCCTGGCCCTCTCCGGCCACCGCGAGCGCGAGGGCTGGTGGGGACCAGGTCGTCAGGGCTCGTGGGCCGACGCGATCGGCGCCGTCCGTGAGGTCGCCGCCGCCCTGGGCGTCGAGGTCGAGATGGCGGCTGCGGCCGTCGCGCCGTGGCACCCGGGTCGCTGTGCCGAGATCCGAGTCGGCGAGACCGTGCTCGGCCACGCCGGCGAGCTGCACCCGAAGGTCTGCAAGGCGTACGGCGTCCCGTCCCGGTCGGCCGCTGCCGAGGTCGACCTCGACGCGCTGCTGGGCCTGGCGCGGGTGACCACGCCGGCCCCGACCTTCGGCTCCTACCCGGTCGCCAAGGAGGACGTCGCCCTCGTCGTCGACGCCTCGGTTCCCTCGGCGGACGTGGCGGCGACGCTGCGCGAGGGAGCCGGCGAGCTGCTCGAGTCGGTGCGCCTCTTCGACGTGTTCACCGGCGACCAGGTCGGCGAGGGCAAGAAGTCCTTGGCCTTCGCGCTGCGCTTCCGGGCACCCGACCGCACCCTCAAGGAGGGCGAGGCCGGTGCCGCTCGTGACGCCGCGGTGGCCCTCGCCGTCGAGCGGAACGGCGCCGTCCAGCGCTGA
- the pheS gene encoding phenylalanine--tRNA ligase subunit alpha translates to MSGPNTDYDPVEVTPLRADEVEAQRDAALAAIAGATDLDALKQVRLEHAGDRSPLALANREIGALPPQARKEAGARVGKARGQVNQALGERLAVLEAEHEERMLVEETVDVTLPTDRALTGARHPITMMSERIADVFVSMGWEVAEGPQVEAEWLNFDALNMGADHPARTMQDTFWLEPAEAALVLRTHTSPVQARTMLTRTPPIYVVCPGRVYRTDEIDATHSPVFHQVEGLVIDEGITMAHLKGSLDHFATAMFGEGITTRFRPSYFPFTEPSAEVDLICFVCRGTGHDDEGSDTCRTCRGEGWIEWGGCGVVNPRVLVACGVDPEKYTGFAFGMGIDRTLMFRHGVEDMRDIFEGDVRFTQPFGIEI, encoded by the coding sequence ATGTCGGGACCGAACACTGATTACGACCCCGTCGAGGTCACGCCCCTGCGCGCCGACGAGGTCGAGGCCCAACGCGACGCAGCGCTCGCCGCGATCGCCGGGGCGACCGACCTCGATGCCCTCAAGCAGGTCCGCCTCGAGCACGCCGGTGACCGGTCCCCGCTGGCCTTGGCCAACCGCGAGATCGGTGCGTTGCCCCCGCAGGCCCGCAAGGAGGCCGGTGCCCGTGTCGGCAAGGCCCGCGGCCAGGTGAACCAGGCGCTGGGGGAGAGGCTGGCCGTGCTCGAGGCCGAGCACGAGGAGCGGATGCTGGTCGAGGAGACCGTCGACGTCACGCTGCCCACCGACCGTGCCCTGACCGGTGCCCGCCACCCGATCACGATGATGTCCGAGCGCATCGCCGACGTCTTCGTGTCCATGGGGTGGGAGGTGGCCGAGGGGCCGCAGGTCGAGGCCGAGTGGCTCAACTTCGATGCCCTCAACATGGGCGCCGACCACCCCGCCCGCACCATGCAGGACACCTTCTGGCTCGAGCCTGCGGAGGCCGCCCTGGTGCTGCGCACGCACACCTCGCCGGTGCAGGCGCGCACGATGCTGACCCGCACGCCGCCGATCTACGTCGTGTGCCCCGGCCGGGTCTACCGCACCGACGAGATCGACGCGACGCACTCGCCCGTCTTCCACCAGGTCGAGGGCCTGGTCATCGACGAGGGCATCACGATGGCCCACCTGAAGGGGTCGCTCGACCACTTCGCGACCGCCATGTTCGGCGAGGGCATCACCACCCGGTTCCGGCCGTCGTACTTCCCGTTCACCGAGCCGTCGGCCGAGGTCGACCTGATCTGCTTCGTCTGCCGCGGCACCGGTCACGACGACGAGGGCAGCGACACCTGTCGCACCTGCCGTGGCGAGGGCTGGATCGAGTGGGGCGGCTGCGGCGTGGTCAATCCGCGCGTCCTCGTCGCCTGCGGCGTCGACCCGGAGAAGTACACCGGCTTCGCCTTCGGCATGGGCATCGACCGCACCCTGATGTTCCGCCACGGCGTCGAGGACATGCGCGACATCTTCGAGGGTGACGTGCGCTTCACGCAGCCCTTCGGCATCGAGATCTGA
- a CDS encoding ATP-binding protein: MDLTARASLDLLPDGVVVAGADHVIAVANSEAARMLGAASADELVGRRLDDALRLQNQSGDTWCDHNEPYRGLSTRTGVPEQSWVLPNGTEVVVTARIQRPSLSEPVAWVAISLRSGRGRARLDRERSDLVATVAHEIRSPLTGVKGFVQALLNRWDKLNDDQRKLMLTTVNADADRLSRLIAELLDVARIDTGRLSLFPRPADVGVLVQRVVDSVNAGTARSVSLEVSGDVPEAQLDPDKFTQVITNLIENAIRHGEGQVDVSVRAIAGEADFPGALVTVDDEGAGIPEEMRRRIFTKFWTHGQRGGSGLGMYIVNGLVRAHGGVLTISSSPSGGARITTAWPQGEPLGSD; this comes from the coding sequence GTGGACCTGACCGCACGCGCGAGCCTCGACCTGTTGCCCGACGGTGTCGTCGTGGCCGGGGCAGACCACGTCATCGCGGTGGCGAACTCCGAGGCGGCGCGCATGCTCGGCGCGGCGTCCGCCGATGAGCTGGTCGGCCGCAGGCTCGACGATGCCCTGCGCCTGCAGAACCAGTCCGGTGACACCTGGTGCGACCACAACGAGCCCTACCGCGGGTTGTCCACCCGCACCGGCGTGCCCGAGCAGTCGTGGGTCCTGCCCAACGGGACGGAGGTGGTGGTCACCGCCCGCATCCAGCGGCCCAGTCTCTCGGAGCCGGTCGCGTGGGTGGCGATCAGCCTGCGGTCCGGCAGGGGGCGGGCGCGCCTGGACCGGGAGCGCTCGGACCTGGTGGCCACCGTGGCCCACGAGATCCGCTCGCCGCTGACCGGGGTGAAGGGCTTCGTCCAGGCCCTGCTGAACCGGTGGGACAAGCTCAACGACGACCAGCGCAAGCTGATGCTGACCACCGTCAACGCGGACGCCGATCGGTTGAGCCGGCTCATCGCCGAGCTTCTCGACGTGGCGCGGATCGACACCGGGCGTCTCTCGCTCTTCCCGCGACCGGCCGACGTCGGGGTGCTGGTGCAACGCGTGGTCGACTCCGTCAACGCAGGAACCGCTCGCTCGGTGAGCCTCGAGGTCAGTGGTGACGTCCCGGAGGCCCAGCTCGACCCTGATAAGTTCACCCAGGTGATCACCAACCTGATCGAGAACGCCATCCGTCACGGTGAGGGCCAGGTGGACGTCTCCGTGCGGGCAATCGCAGGCGAGGCAGACTTCCCGGGCGCCCTGGTGACCGTCGACGACGAGGGCGCCGGGATCCCCGAGGAGATGCGGCGGCGCATCTTCACCAAGTTCTGGACCCATGGCCAACGTGGGGGTTCGGGCCTGGGGATGTACATCGTCAACGGCCTCGTGCGCGCTCACGGCGGGGTCCTCACCATCTCGAGCTCACCATCGGGTGGCGCTCGGATCACCACCGCCTGGCCCCAGGGCGAACCACTCGGGAGCGACTAG
- a CDS encoding RNA methyltransferase, whose translation MPTRLPERIAADVASFRDDPTPLTSGNTRVKNARKLARRSFRAENRLFLADGPKAVEGALSLPGCVVEVFATVEATAKHTDLRDAVAATEIDWRLVDDRALASLSDAVTPAGVIAVCRFVDRPVDHVLAPSATEEARDEPSRARPHLVTICADVRDPGNAGTVIRTSDAAGADAVVLAGHSVDPHNPKTVRATVGSLFHVPIADVEDPSDAVRRAQAAGLVVLAADGAGEIDLDDAIDDGLLAGPTAWLFGNEAWGLPAELAALADHRVRIPIHGRAESLNLSTAAAVCLYASARAQRPSRRATRRPDGA comes from the coding sequence GTGCCGACGCGACTGCCTGAGCGCATCGCTGCTGACGTGGCGAGCTTCCGCGACGACCCGACCCCGCTGACAAGTGGGAACACTCGGGTCAAGAACGCGCGGAAGCTCGCCCGTCGCTCATTTCGGGCCGAGAACCGGTTGTTCCTCGCCGATGGACCGAAGGCAGTCGAAGGAGCGCTCTCACTGCCCGGTTGCGTGGTCGAGGTGTTCGCCACGGTCGAGGCGACCGCCAAGCACACCGACCTTCGTGACGCGGTGGCTGCCACGGAGATCGACTGGAGGCTTGTCGACGATCGCGCCCTGGCCTCCCTCTCCGATGCGGTCACCCCGGCCGGTGTGATCGCGGTGTGCCGGTTCGTCGACCGCCCCGTCGACCATGTGCTGGCACCGTCGGCGACCGAGGAGGCGAGGGACGAGCCGTCTCGAGCCCGCCCCCACCTGGTCACGATCTGCGCCGACGTGCGAGACCCCGGCAATGCCGGGACCGTGATCCGCACCAGTGACGCCGCCGGCGCCGACGCGGTGGTCCTGGCCGGCCACTCGGTCGACCCGCACAACCCGAAGACCGTTCGGGCCACGGTGGGCAGCCTGTTCCACGTGCCGATCGCCGATGTCGAGGACCCCAGCGACGCCGTACGCCGGGCACAGGCCGCCGGACTGGTGGTGCTGGCGGCCGACGGTGCCGGCGAGATCGACCTCGACGACGCGATCGATGACGGGCTGCTGGCCGGGCCGACTGCCTGGTTGTTCGGCAACGAGGCATGGGGGTTGCCGGCGGAGCTCGCGGCCCTGGCCGACCACCGGGTGCGTATCCCCATCCACGGGCGAGCCGAGAGCCTCAACCTCTCCACGGCCGCCGCCGTGTGTCTCTATGCCTCGGCGCGGGCCCAGCGTCCGTCCCGGCGCGCCACCCGGCGCCCCGACGGGGCCTGA
- the rplT gene encoding 50S ribosomal protein L20, which translates to MARVKRAVNAHKKRRVILDRASGYRGQRSRLYRKAKEQVTHSLVYSYRDRKAKKGEFRRLWIQRINAAARQNGLTYNRLIQGLKAAEIQVDRKILADLAVNDAPAFAALVELAKGALPADVNAPRADATA; encoded by the coding sequence GTGGCACGCGTCAAGCGGGCGGTAAACGCCCACAAGAAGCGCCGGGTAATCCTCGATCGCGCATCCGGCTACCGCGGACAGCGCTCGCGCCTGTACCGCAAGGCCAAGGAGCAGGTCACCCACTCGCTGGTCTACAGCTACCGCGACCGCAAGGCCAAGAAGGGCGAGTTCCGTCGTCTGTGGATCCAGCGGATCAACGCTGCTGCCCGCCAGAACGGCCTCACCTACAACCGCCTGATCCAGGGCCTCAAGGCCGCTGAGATCCAGGTGGACCGCAAGATCCTCGCCGACCTGGCCGTCAACGACGCCCCGGCCTTCGCCGCCCTCGTCGAGCTGGCCAAGGGCGCGCTCCCCGCGGACGTCAACGCGCCGCGTGCCGACGCGACTGCCTGA
- the rpmI gene encoding 50S ribosomal protein L35: MPKNKTHSGAKKRFRVTGSGKILREKAGKRHNLEKKPSKVTRRMTGTVELAKADQARAKKMLGL; the protein is encoded by the coding sequence ATGCCGAAGAACAAGACGCACTCCGGTGCCAAGAAGCGCTTCCGCGTGACCGGCTCCGGCAAGATCCTTCGCGAGAAGGCCGGCAAGCGCCACAACCTCGAGAAGAAGCCGTCCAAGGTGACGCGCCGCATGACCGGCACGGTCGAGTTGGCCAAGGCCGACCAGGCGCGCGCCAAGAAGATGCTTGGTCTCTGA